A single genomic interval of Chryseobacterium paludis harbors:
- a CDS encoding DUF2975 domain-containing protein — protein MNQTKIISRILYYLCLVLSAGYMLTAVYSVFCLITGFATTPYKENKFLHINFPFTDQPFLNIENNYPYILFSFMTVLITYGIFFWFSARVFKVFFQPKLFNEKNIIQLKRFYIYNIFLPLPIVIIASFFVEVESMIWGLVFIHFMLGIFCLFLANIFKQGLHLQNEQDLFI, from the coding sequence ATGAACCAGACTAAAATTATTTCAAGGATTCTTTACTATCTCTGCCTTGTATTGTCAGCAGGTTATATGTTGACGGCAGTATATTCTGTTTTCTGTCTTATTACAGGCTTTGCTACTACTCCATACAAGGAAAACAAATTTCTTCATATCAATTTTCCTTTTACGGATCAGCCTTTTCTCAATATTGAGAATAATTATCCTTACATTTTATTTTCATTTATGACAGTTTTAATTACATATGGTATTTTCTTCTGGTTTTCGGCGAGAGTTTTTAAAGTTTTTTTTCAACCAAAGCTATTCAACGAAAAAAATATCATACAGCTTAAAAGATTTTACATATACAATATTTTCCTTCCTTTGCCTATTGTGATTATAGCAAGTTTTTTCGTGGAAGTGGAAAGTATGATATGGGGACTGGTTTTTATCCATTTCATGTTAGGAATTTTCTGTCTGTTTCTTGCTAATATCTTCAAGCAAGGACTACATTTGCAAAACGAACAAGACCTATTTATATAA
- a CDS encoding polyribonucleotide nucleotidyltransferase produces MSIPQAFTETITLADGREITIETGKLAKQADGSVVVKMGGTMLLATVVANKEANPGVDFLPLTVDYREKFYAGGKIPGNFFRREARPSDQEILTMRLVDRVLRPLFPEDFHAEVQVMISLISYDGKSIPDDLAGLAASAAIAITDIPFNGPMSEVRVVRFDGKLSVNPSYEDLKNSELDIMVGATKDSIVMVEGEMKEISEQEMLEAIIFGHAEIKKQIEAQERLAEKVGKSLPKREYNHENHDEAIREKVWKETYDKVYEVARTPSGKEERGEKFKALREEFLAQYVDNAEELERVTPFVKVYYHDVEKEAMRQMILEDNIRLDGRDPKTIRPIWSEIDYLPGAHGSAVFTRGETQSLTAVTLGSVKDANMVDSVMANYDEKFFLHYNFPPFSTGEARPLRGTSRREVGHGNLAQRALQAVIPAENPYTIRIVSDILESNGSSSMATVCAGTLALMDAGVQITKPVSGIAMGLITDTKSGKFTVLSDILGDEDHLGDMDFKVTGTADGITACQMDIKIQGLSMDIMEQALMQAKDGRLHILNKITETIAAPRPDVKPHAPKMVVLEISKDFIGAVIGPGGKIIQQLQKDTDTVIAIEEVGEIGRIEIAGTDREKINAAIARINEITFVPVVGEVYKGKVVKVMDFGAFVAIAKGTEGLLHISEIEWSRLDKVPYAEGDEVEVKFMGYDDRKKMKLSRKVLLPRPPRPEQKPRQEQQARPEGDRPSAQAPTENQNPSSEA; encoded by the coding sequence ATGAGTATACCTCAAGCGTTTACAGAAACGATTACTCTTGCAGACGGCAGAGAAATCACAATTGAAACAGGTAAATTAGCAAAACAGGCTGATGGTTCTGTAGTAGTAAAAATGGGTGGAACAATGCTTTTAGCAACTGTTGTAGCCAATAAAGAAGCTAATCCTGGAGTAGATTTCTTGCCATTAACAGTAGATTACAGAGAAAAATTCTATGCAGGAGGAAAGATTCCTGGAAACTTTTTCCGTAGAGAAGCAAGACCTTCAGATCAGGAAATTTTAACAATGCGTTTGGTGGACAGAGTTCTTCGTCCGCTTTTCCCTGAGGATTTTCATGCTGAAGTTCAGGTTATGATTTCCCTTATTTCTTATGATGGAAAATCTATTCCTGATGATTTAGCAGGTTTAGCTGCTTCTGCTGCAATTGCTATTACTGATATTCCTTTTAACGGACCAATGTCAGAAGTTAGAGTAGTAAGATTTGACGGAAAACTTTCTGTTAATCCAAGTTATGAAGATCTTAAGAACTCTGAGCTTGATATTATGGTTGGAGCTACTAAAGATTCAATTGTAATGGTAGAAGGAGAGATGAAGGAGATCTCTGAGCAGGAAATGCTGGAAGCGATCATCTTTGGACATGCCGAAATTAAAAAGCAGATTGAAGCTCAGGAAAGATTAGCTGAAAAAGTTGGTAAATCTTTACCTAAAAGAGAATATAACCACGAAAATCACGATGAAGCAATCCGTGAAAAAGTGTGGAAAGAAACTTACGATAAAGTTTATGAAGTTGCAAGAACTCCATCTGGTAAAGAAGAGAGAGGAGAAAAATTCAAAGCGCTTCGTGAAGAGTTTTTAGCTCAATATGTTGATAATGCTGAAGAATTAGAAAGAGTAACACCTTTCGTAAAAGTATATTATCATGATGTAGAGAAAGAAGCAATGCGTCAGATGATCTTAGAAGACAATATCCGTCTTGATGGTCGTGATCCTAAGACGATCCGTCCTATCTGGTCAGAAATTGATTACCTTCCGGGAGCTCATGGTTCAGCAGTTTTCACAAGAGGTGAAACTCAGTCTTTAACAGCTGTAACTTTAGGATCTGTAAAAGATGCTAATATGGTAGACAGCGTTATGGCAAACTATGATGAGAAATTCTTCTTACATTATAACTTCCCTCCATTCTCAACTGGTGAAGCAAGACCTTTAAGAGGAACTTCAAGAAGAGAAGTTGGACATGGAAACTTAGCTCAGAGAGCTTTACAGGCGGTTATTCCTGCTGAAAATCCATATACGATCAGAATTGTTTCTGATATTTTAGAATCTAACGGTTCTTCTTCTATGGCAACAGTTTGTGCTGGAACATTAGCATTAATGGATGCTGGGGTACAGATTACAAAACCAGTTTCTGGTATTGCAATGGGTCTTATTACAGATACAAAATCTGGAAAATTCACCGTACTTTCTGATATCTTAGGAGATGAAGATCACTTAGGAGATATGGACTTTAAAGTAACAGGAACTGCAGATGGTATCACAGCTTGTCAGATGGATATCAAAATCCAGGGACTTTCTATGGATATCATGGAGCAGGCTTTAATGCAAGCTAAAGACGGAAGATTACACATCTTAAATAAAATTACAGAAACTATTGCAGCACCAAGACCAGATGTGAAACCTCATGCTCCGAAAATGGTAGTGTTAGAAATTTCTAAAGACTTTATTGGTGCGGTAATCGGACCTGGTGGAAAAATCATTCAGCAGTTACAGAAAGATACAGATACAGTTATTGCGATTGAAGAAGTTGGTGAAATCGGACGTATTGAAATTGCAGGAACAGACAGAGAGAAGATCAATGCTGCTATTGCAAGAATCAACGAAATTACTTTCGTACCTGTAGTAGGTGAAGTATATAAAGGAAAAGTAGTGAAAGTAATGGATTTTGGAGCTTTCGTAGCAATTGCGAAAGGTACTGAAGGTTTACTTCACATTTCTGAGATCGAATGGTCTCGTTTGGATAAAGTTCCTTATGCAGAAGGTGATGAAGTGGAAGTGAAATTTATGGGTTATGATGACCGTAAGAAAATGAAGTTGTCTCGTAAAGTTTTGTTGCCAAGACCTCCAAGACCGGAGCAGAAGCCAAGACAGGAACAACAAGCAAGACCTGAAGGTGACAGACCTTCAGCTCAAGCTCCAACAGAAAATCAAAATCCTTCTTCTGAAGCATAA
- a CDS encoding ABC transporter ATP-binding protein, with translation MNTLSINHLSLTYKNGSQAIKDISLEIGNGMFGLLGPNGAGKSSLMKTIVGLQKPSSGNILFNGNDISKNPDCIKQNLGFLPQDFGVYPKISAYDLLNHIAILKGIKEHSERKDQVFNLLEKVNLSDFRNKEVHTFSGGMKQRFGVAQALLGNPKIIIVDEPTAGLDPEERNRFNSLLNDISKEVIVILSTHLVEDVRNLCSEMAIMDKGQVLRKGKPNDLISELENRIWSKPIDKNEWETYQLSHHIISQQLIERELYITTFSEEQPNGFNSVSPLLEHVYFHTLRQKP, from the coding sequence ATGAACACATTATCTATCAACCATCTCAGCCTGACCTATAAAAATGGCTCTCAGGCAATTAAAGACATTTCATTGGAGATCGGAAACGGCATGTTCGGTTTGCTTGGCCCGAATGGAGCCGGAAAATCTTCTTTAATGAAAACAATTGTCGGTCTGCAGAAGCCCAGTTCCGGAAATATCCTTTTTAATGGAAACGACATTTCTAAAAACCCTGATTGCATAAAACAGAATCTAGGATTTTTACCACAGGATTTTGGAGTCTATCCAAAAATTTCAGCTTATGATCTATTGAATCATATAGCTATTCTAAAGGGGATTAAAGAGCATTCTGAGCGTAAGGATCAGGTCTTTAATTTATTGGAAAAAGTTAATTTATCTGATTTCAGAAATAAAGAAGTCCATACTTTTTCCGGCGGTATGAAACAGCGTTTTGGAGTTGCTCAGGCCTTACTGGGAAATCCTAAGATCATTATCGTTGATGAGCCAACAGCAGGCTTAGATCCGGAAGAGCGTAACCGTTTTAATTCTTTATTAAACGACATCAGTAAAGAGGTTATCGTGATCCTTTCTACTCATCTTGTAGAAGATGTCAGAAATTTATGTTCTGAAATGGCTATTATGGATAAGGGTCAGGTTCTCCGAAAAGGAAAACCCAATGATCTTATTTCTGAACTCGAAAACAGAATCTGGTCAAAACCTATTGATAAAAATGAATGGGAAACCTATCAGCTGAGCCACCATATCATCAGTCAGCAGCTGATTGAAAGGGAATTGTATATCACGACATTTTCCGAAGAGCAGCCAAATGGCTTTAACTCTGTTTCTCCCTTATTGGAGCACGTTTACTTCCATACTCTCAGACAAAAACCTTAA
- a CDS encoding M1 family aminopeptidase codes for MLPSKHIENVDHLIENAKITLDYCIRNFGKYPFKSINFTEISSFTKGFAATAYPSAIFMPEDMVFHANIHADKEQDVINELAGHELSHLWWGNSQIDPDDREGSVMLTETVAMYTEMMLYKKMHGKEKMMDRIKMHQQIYDNEKGLSENQPIYRVSGDNPHIAYSKGAVAMVKLSELLGEEKVNMALKNFLLNNQYPKKPTSLDLLKEFYKVSPNDSTKKEIDRLFKMI; via the coding sequence ATACTACCATCAAAACATATTGAAAACGTAGATCATCTTATTGAAAATGCCAAAATCACCTTAGATTACTGTATCAGGAATTTTGGAAAATATCCTTTTAAATCAATTAATTTTACGGAAATTTCCTCTTTTACTAAAGGCTTTGCTGCTACTGCTTATCCTTCAGCGATCTTTATGCCCGAAGACATGGTTTTTCATGCTAATATTCATGCAGATAAAGAACAGGATGTTATCAATGAACTGGCGGGTCATGAACTTTCCCATCTCTGGTGGGGAAATAGCCAGATCGATCCTGACGACAGAGAAGGCTCAGTAATGCTAACAGAGACGGTTGCCATGTACACTGAAATGATGCTTTATAAAAAAATGCATGGAAAAGAAAAAATGATGGATCGAATAAAAATGCATCAGCAGATCTATGATAATGAAAAAGGTTTATCCGAAAACCAACCTATTTACAGGGTATCAGGAGATAACCCACATATTGCCTATTCGAAAGGGGCCGTCGCAATGGTAAAACTAAGTGAACTGCTTGGAGAAGAAAAGGTAAATATGGCCTTGAAAAACTTCCTTTTAAATAATCAATATCCGAAAAAGCCCACAAGTTTAGATTTACTTAAGGAATTTTACAAAGTGAGCCCAAATGACTCTACTAAAAAAGAAATCGATAGATTATTTAAAATGATATAG
- a CDS encoding nucleotidyltransferase domain-containing protein — translation MTIQDLKNKKLILFEAISGSRAFGLATENSDTDIRGIYYIPKEDFFGLNYVPQISNETNDITYYEIGRLIELLQKNNPNILEILASPEDCILEKHPLMDLLKPEDFLSKLCKDTFAGYAISQIKKAKGLNKKILNPIDQERKSILDFCFILEDHRSVPLKEWLFRNEKVQEKCGLVSIDHTKGMFALFYDNTHTLGYKGIIRNEEANQVSVSSVPKGEKTAAYLFCNLDAYSVYCKDYKEYWKWVSERNEDRYNVNQNHGQNYDSKNMMHTIRLLQSCEHIFKTGSMHIRVENRDELLDIKAGNWSYDEVMKKAEDLVKSIDQYHSVSTLPEEPDLEKTTKILVEIRERLYG, via the coding sequence ATGACGATCCAGGATCTTAAAAATAAAAAACTAATCCTTTTCGAAGCCATTTCCGGAAGCCGTGCTTTCGGATTGGCGACGGAAAATTCTGACACCGATATCCGAGGGATATATTATATTCCGAAAGAAGATTTTTTTGGACTGAATTATGTTCCGCAAATCTCTAATGAGACTAATGATATTACCTACTATGAAATCGGAAGGCTCATAGAGCTACTGCAAAAAAACAATCCGAACATTCTTGAGATTCTGGCCAGTCCGGAAGATTGTATTTTAGAGAAACACCCTCTGATGGATCTTCTAAAACCCGAAGACTTCCTGTCAAAATTATGCAAAGACACCTTTGCAGGATATGCTATCTCACAGATCAAAAAGGCTAAAGGATTAAATAAGAAAATCCTAAATCCTATAGATCAAGAAAGGAAATCCATTCTCGATTTCTGTTTTATTCTTGAAGATCACCGCTCAGTACCGTTGAAAGAATGGCTTTTCAGAAATGAAAAAGTTCAGGAGAAATGTGGATTGGTCAGCATCGATCATACTAAAGGAATGTTTGCTTTATTTTATGATAATACCCACACATTAGGTTATAAAGGAATTATCCGGAATGAGGAAGCTAATCAGGTTTCAGTATCCTCTGTTCCTAAAGGAGAAAAAACCGCTGCCTATCTCTTTTGCAATCTTGATGCCTACTCTGTGTATTGTAAAGATTATAAAGAATACTGGAAATGGGTCTCAGAACGAAATGAAGACCGTTATAACGTGAATCAAAATCATGGACAAAACTATGACAGCAAAAACATGATGCATACCATCCGTTTATTGCAGTCTTGTGAACATATTTTTAAAACTGGATCGATGCATATCCGTGTTGAAAATCGAGATGAATTATTAGATATTAAAGCTGGAAACTGGTCTTATGATGAGGTAATGAAAAAAGCTGAAGATCTGGTAAAGTCTATTGATCAATACCACTCAGTTTCTACACTTCCTGAAGAACCGGATCTGGAAAAGACAACAAAGATATTGGTTGAAATAAGAGAAAGATTGTATGGTTAA
- a CDS encoding helix-turn-helix domain-containing protein, which produces MPIIVNLDVMLAKRKMQSKELAEKLGITPVNLSILKTGKAKGVRFDTLEAICKILECQPGDILEYRE; this is translated from the coding sequence ATGCCGATTATAGTCAACTTAGATGTGATGCTTGCCAAACGAAAAATGCAGAGTAAAGAATTGGCAGAAAAATTAGGAATTACACCTGTTAATTTATCTATTCTAAAAACAGGAAAAGCCAAAGGTGTCCGTTTCGATACGCTGGAAGCAATATGCAAAATCCTGGAATGCCAACCCGGAGATATTCTCGAGTATAGAGAGTAG
- a CDS encoding aminopeptidase, producing the protein MNPLFLFEAKRSSKHWLSYLVAITLVMLGVFCGNQFNLSVGEGIYLNSPYTIGFMIGMLSLSILFLAIIYANQQLFKDWDSKFDSILFSFPFSKWTYLTGKFISYFLQTFLSFVLLISGFIIGQNIRTGTEIQPYFNLWYYIYPLFILGFINCFLVCSLLFLISFSTKRKLLVVVGGLLLYVLYMVVLLFSNSPFMAGSLPQSEKAQQLSALLDPFGISSYFFDAKEYTIHQKNKLVVPFSGYLLINRSIFIILSILFLVLSYRFFSFRGLSNKKSKKKNESFASLKTIISDYHITQSDFGSITSFKSVLSFAKIDLIYLFKSITIIAISILLLFAVGMEMYAEIEKGIRLPQKYASSGLMATTISENFHFIGLLIMTYFINDLYWRSQSSGFYMIEKSTYFSSNKLGGHFLSASILIFFFTGIHIIEGLIFQLGYRYFHIDWSAYLGTILFNTLPLILFSGFLLLINDSIKNRFVALGISVLAVFLLTGPISKKVITYPLLRIFSDFKGVYSDFNGYGIYENSFAGRLLFGAGLIIFLWIILPLIKTKKWTIKKTIFAFIMLVTGMISGSLFMRGFIPHDDEETIIKAVHYEKKFRVYENLPQPTITDVVTEIMLHPSENSYIIEGKYTLINDTDKMMEKVLINFNPNLKIQSAVFATSFESKKMSAEVTEIHLKRSLQPNETATLNFRLSYQWVAVNGHESFNAIIENGSFMRISRYYPSIGYQKSYEIEDEKRRKDFKLGKASKLKRLEAQEVFKKDFINLNMTVSTEKDQTAIGTGDLIKQWTNGNRNYFQYKVNSIPFRFAVSSASYMHKGTNYKGIAINLYYHQNILKT; encoded by the coding sequence ATGAATCCATTATTTTTATTCGAAGCCAAGCGCAGCAGTAAGCATTGGCTAAGTTATCTTGTTGCCATAACCCTCGTAATGCTTGGTGTCTTTTGTGGAAATCAGTTCAATCTTAGTGTTGGGGAAGGGATTTATCTCAATTCACCATATACAATAGGTTTTATGATTGGGATGTTAAGTCTTTCCATACTTTTTTTGGCAATCATTTACGCGAACCAACAGCTTTTTAAAGACTGGGATTCAAAATTTGATAGTATCCTTTTTTCTTTCCCATTCTCAAAATGGACTTACCTGACAGGAAAATTTATATCCTATTTTCTACAGACTTTTCTCAGTTTTGTATTATTGATATCAGGCTTTATAATCGGTCAAAATATAAGAACAGGAACAGAAATACAGCCTTATTTTAATCTTTGGTATTATATATATCCTCTATTTATTTTAGGTTTTATCAATTGTTTTTTAGTCTGTAGTCTTTTATTCCTCATATCCTTTTCTACTAAAAGAAAACTTTTGGTCGTAGTCGGTGGTTTACTGCTTTATGTTCTGTATATGGTAGTCCTGCTATTTTCTAATTCCCCTTTTATGGCAGGAAGTCTGCCCCAATCAGAAAAAGCACAACAACTGTCGGCTTTACTTGATCCGTTTGGTATATCATCTTACTTTTTTGATGCTAAAGAATATACAATTCATCAGAAAAACAAATTGGTCGTCCCATTCTCAGGATATCTTTTGATCAACAGATCTATTTTCATCATCCTGTCCATATTATTCCTAGTACTCTCCTATCGATTCTTTTCTTTTAGAGGTCTTTCAAACAAAAAATCCAAAAAGAAAAATGAATCCTTTGCTTCCCTTAAAACGATTATATCAGATTATCATATTACACAATCAGACTTCGGAAGTATAACCTCTTTTAAATCTGTTTTATCATTTGCGAAAATTGATTTGATCTACCTTTTTAAGAGTATTACCATCATAGCTATTTCTATCCTGTTACTATTTGCTGTAGGTATGGAAATGTATGCTGAAATCGAAAAGGGAATCCGACTGCCACAAAAATATGCCAGTTCGGGATTGATGGCAACAACTATTTCTGAAAATTTTCATTTTATAGGTCTATTGATTATGACCTATTTCATTAACGATCTTTATTGGAGAAGTCAGTCTTCAGGATTTTACATGATTGAAAAAAGCACATATTTTTCAAGTAATAAATTGGGTGGACATTTCCTTTCAGCAAGTATTCTGATCTTCTTTTTCACGGGGATCCATATTATTGAAGGATTGATCTTTCAGTTGGGATACCGTTATTTTCATATTGATTGGAGTGCATATCTTGGTACTATCCTTTTTAATACTTTACCATTAATTCTTTTTTCCGGTTTTTTATTACTCATCAATGACAGTATTAAAAACAGGTTTGTAGCATTGGGAATTTCTGTTTTGGCTGTTTTCCTATTGACCGGCCCAATATCAAAAAAAGTCATCACTTATCCTTTGTTAAGAATATTTTCTGATTTCAAAGGTGTATACAGTGATTTCAACGGTTATGGGATCTATGAGAACTCTTTTGCCGGGAGACTCTTATTTGGAGCGGGTTTGATCATATTTTTATGGATAATCCTTCCATTAATTAAAACTAAAAAATGGACGATTAAAAAAACAATTTTCGCTTTCATCATGTTAGTCACAGGAATGATCAGCGGATCTCTTTTTATGAGGGGTTTTATTCCTCATGATGATGAAGAAACGATTATAAAAGCGGTTCATTATGAAAAAAAATTCAGAGTTTACGAAAATCTGCCTCAACCTACGATAACGGATGTTGTTACGGAAATTATGCTGCATCCTTCAGAAAACTCTTATATAATTGAAGGAAAGTATACACTTATCAATGATACGGATAAAATGATGGAAAAGGTTTTAATTAATTTTAATCCAAATTTAAAGATACAATCAGCCGTTTTTGCAACCTCTTTCGAATCAAAGAAAATGAGTGCGGAAGTGACAGAAATTCATTTAAAACGATCTTTACAACCTAATGAGACAGCAACTTTAAATTTCAGATTATCCTATCAATGGGTCGCTGTAAACGGCCATGAATCTTTTAATGCTATTATTGAAAATGGTTCTTTTATGAGAATAAGCCGATATTATCCAAGTATTGGCTATCAGAAAAGTTATGAAATTGAGGATGAAAAAAGAAGAAAAGACTTCAAATTGGGAAAAGCTTCAAAGCTCAAAAGACTTGAAGCTCAGGAAGTATTTAAAAAGGATTTTATTAATTTAAATATGACTGTTTCAACAGAGAAGGATCAAACAGCGATCGGAACTGGAGATTTAATAAAACAATGGACAAATGGCAATAGAAATTATTTTCAGTATAAGGTCAATAGTATCCCATTCCGATTTGCCGTTTCTTCAGCAAGCTATATGCATAAAGGTACTAACTATAAAGGAATTGCTATCAATCTATACTACCATCAAAACATATTGAAAACGTAG